The Anastrepha ludens isolate Willacy chromosome 2, idAnaLude1.1, whole genome shotgun sequence DNA window gccaaagttacattcgaacttttggctaccgtttttgaaaaccgaataatcagccgaaattccgatatgaattggccgcctcggagctgtgatttaagcccgttggactattttttgtgaggagccgttaaggacaaatgctatccgaaccatccagagacgattgatgctttaaaacacgaaattgaagttgccattcatgaaattggagccaaaacaatcgaaaatgtgcttagaaTTGGGTTgttcgaatggcctactgtaaagccagtcgtggtagtcatttgaactattgcatattatttttcattcataaatgacaatgttcaatcttcaaaataaaaaaaaagtttgaaaaaatattgattagttttttttatagccgattcaaaaagcaaattttacatggcccaccctatagaaactacgccattaataaaaatggaacacaacgcattgaaatgattgaaattcactataaaaaggGTGAAAATTTGCGAGAGACGGTTCGAAAAACTCGAATAATTGTGGattatcgtgaagcaccttgtcggaccgcaatacagaaattggtgaaaaaattcgagctgttgggacaagttagtgatgtgaagaataaaactcgTGCACGTTGCTCAAGAACAgtcaaaaatattgctgttgcagCCGAAAGTGtcgaagaaaacccaggtttgtccattactcgtcgttctttggaactaggcattccacaaatgtcattacaccgtattttgcatacagatttgggtcttaaggtttataaagtccagttaatacAAGAACAacatcgtgtctttgctgattgggtcgttgaaatgcatgaaaattccGAATCAGAAtaccatcgaaaaatcattttgagtgatgaggcccatttccacctatggcttcgtcaacaagcaaaattgtcgggtctggggctcagaaaatccaagtgttattgttgaaaagcatcTCTATCTTCAACGTGtgactatttggtgcggtttatggtccggcggagaaATTGGgcattactttttcgaaaatgaaggtggagcaacagttacggtgagctatcgagagatgattaacgattttttatgcccggaattggatggtattgatttggacaacgtttattttcaacaagacggcgctacgtgccacacaagcaacgaaaccgttgatattttacgggaataacacgtcttattggaaaaccctttagttgtcATAAATAGTTCTTTTATGAAAGTTTAGTTCATATTCCTACAAACACCATATAAatcttattttcaaattattatattacaaatgttccttcagattttaaattttttaatcagaatttttagaaaaattcagttttatagcccaatttggtacaataaagtgcaagtatgATGTAacgcaaaaattgtataaatttcccgatattattatttttctgacGGTATTagctgttttcttccatataaaaaaagttagagCACCGTTGCAAATATGTTTCCTATACGAATATGTGTTCAAATCCGTATTCTCTCAGTGATTCTACGCCTTTCACGTGATTCTGAAGAAATTCCATAATATATTTCTTCCTCACTCCCCAGAAGATGTGGAAAGCGTAGAACGAGCTACATTGAATTCATTCCTGGAAACCGACAAACTCATCGAATGCTGACCTTCAAGCCAAAcagtattttctttaaaaaatcgatcCTTTTTGCGACAAGTCTTCATCCAGTGTCTATTGCATTGTAATAtcataataagtttttttttttgttcaaatggtTAGTTATCAATTATGCATTGCCGACTCATTTACTCCGTtctctatattaaaaaaagtacattttgaaaaatttaatgagctcaTTGCTTCAAATTTTATGCTCTGAATACATAACTTTTTcttcgaaaaagaaaaaatggaaaaacagggTATGCCgagatttcatttattttgttttatttcaagtttcaatatgaaatacaaataagtaaaaaaagaagCATACAGAGAATACACGCCGCAGCTTAAATAAACAGCAAAAACACGCAActgtttatttctaatttttaaagttttgaggTACTTAGTACTTTGTTGGACATGCTTTATTatcaattacagcttgaagATTACGTAGCATGGAGTCAACCAATTTTCTTGTGTATTCTGGACTAATTTGGTTCCGCTCTTGAAGTATCGCCTTTTTAAGATCAGATTTGTTATGGATGTCATATTTTTCATAGAAATAACGGCGTTTTTACAGATTTCTTTATAAAACAGAAACTACAAGTGCTACGTTTATATTCAAGTTTCATAGCTTAACTTAAAGGCAAAGGCATTAGCAACATTTCCAAAGTTTGCGAATGtttagaaatatttgaaatactttTAAATGATTTCGCAGTTTCAGTTTTCTcagattttcatataaaatgagTACTGTAGCCTTTGAAGTggcataaaatgaaaaagattATTGTTACAAAAATACGTGACTTCCCACTTTCCATAACTTATCAAAAAAAATACTGTAAGATGCCACggacttacatttttttaatttcgtttcacTCTGTTATTAGAGAACGACCCAACTTCGGCTTCTGCTCGGTTGCGACCGAAAATGGCTGAAAGTCGATTCAGTGCGTCCTTATATGATTTTCAAATATGggaaatttactaaaattcgTTGGTGAAGCATATTTTGTCCGCGTTTCTGACCCACcactgtatttaattttatcagCAGGTCGCAATGCAGCTGTGTGGCTCTCTGTCTGTCATGATAAGAAACCGCTACACTTAGCGACCCTCTTCGTAAATCACCTGAACAACGTGGCTACCCTTTTGAACTTCTCTcaacaaattattaataaatcacCCGTACATCCTCTTCGCTTATCACTCTTaatacatgggctgaaaagcccCAGAtgtaacacatagatggcattgttattgcattcacctctttttcaattagtactaaccttaaaaatacagctgctaaaatttcatgatattctattcactAACTCGtcagttattgtgctaagagtggcgctacttttgttgttttcaaaacaatgtATCAAAAAGGccttcgtgttttaattttacactgcttcttgatgggataAAAAccgttcaagcaaagcaatggcttgaaaagtatttTGGGGACTCCGCACCATCAGAAACAAATATAAACGAAAGTTTGCTGAATTCAAACGTGGtcatagagacaccgatgatgtacaacgcggtaacaccagaaaacatcaaaaaaattcagaaaatcgttttgaatgatcgaaaagtgaagttgcttCAGTTACATGACATCGTAAAGAAAGTGTTGGCTtgatattgcatgagcatttgactatcaGAGAACTCTGTTCAAGGTggatgccgcgtttgctcactatttcgtttcatcaagacaatgcaccgtgtcacaagtcaattaaaacaatggcaaaagGACATGAATTCAACTACCACCTCtatcgtattcaccagatttggctcccagcgactactgccttttcgcagacctaaaaactgcggaatgaaatttcgctcAAATGAAGAAATTGTCGGTGAaattgaggcctattttgaggcaaagcATATATCGTTCTACAAATGTGGTATTGAAACGTTAGAGCGTcgttggaatgattgcgttgttctgaTGTAAATTACGTTGTTGAAtacagctaattttgaacaaaaaagcgTTGTCTTTGTTAGGCCAGGGGCTTtccagcccatgtgttatatcgTCACTGCTTGACACAAGGTGACTCAAGCCTCTTTTTGATGAGGCTTAAAAAGCCCAGTAACCTTAGGAGTGCACGAAATCCTTTAACACGTACTGTCATAACTTCAAATTGTGCAAGTcttcgcaaaatttttttataatggtgTGTTTAATAGAAGCGTTACCGAcaaattcaaacttagagttccgttataaaaaaattaaagactgCTAAATAGGCGTATCCTTTTCGCAATATGCGTTGTGCAATGTGTGAATTTTGATAGGCTACGTGTCTTTACAAAATAAGTATGAGCAACGACAACCCCTTaaggtccaaaaatgtcacGTGTATCTGCAGACAATTATTCgaagaaattgaagacgttcataaataaataggtGCAATGGTATCCGAACTCAAAAACGTTGACGACTCCCAGGCCGAGGATTccggagcacattgaaaaaCCGCTGTTCTCATTATTACATAGTGAAAGAAGACCTGCATGGGGTAAGGCAAATTCAGCACGGAATTGGGCAAACGTACTAGTCACGAATGAATCTTCCTTTTGGACGAATAATTGCATACGTTGGTTCGggtgtactgctgataatccacaacttaatttttttttaattatatcttATCCCAATTTTTGAGCGACCCTTCCTTAGTGTTGGCATTTTTACCAAACTACTTCAAAATATGTaactgaaatataataaataagacGAACAGGTGACACCCCTAGCAATCGGTTGATAAAAATAGATGGGTTTACCAGAATGAAGAAGACGACCAGGAAGACCATAAAAACGATGGACAGAAAATCAAACTCAACAATGATACAATTTATGTGTAATTtctctaaatattaaaatgtattgatATAtcaatgtatatgtataaactttaactaatttttgtgaACAGAAAAGCAGACAAAGCCtataataaaagataaagaagaTATATAATTCGTTTAGCCGGCATAAATTCTCCAGATTTTCACAAATCATAACtgtgtatatttttcaaattgcttgTTAGCAGATGATACaactttctaatatttttttgtatctaaATCTAATTGATTCATTATAGAACCTGCTTATTTGGCTTCGAAAACCCGCCCACTCACCTTTCTCAACCGCCGACGCTCCCGCAGTGTTGCAGCTTTTCTGCGATCCACTGCAACATTCTTTTTCTTGCATGCCTTACAGGCCCATGTCAAACAGGGCCGCGACGTTTGAGCCGATGAACACACCAACGGTGCCAGCACATGCTCTTCCGAACTCAGGCTATTTTCGTCGTAATCCGTAAATATGGGCGAAGGTGTCAAGTTGAGTTTATCGCTGTCACGCGAATTGGAATAATTACAAGCGTTACCGTTATCAGCAAGGAAAGCACTTGCCGCAACGCGGTCGACTGGATCCCCACCAAAGTTTAGACCGACACCAATGCCGACGGCAGCGCCATAACGGCTGAAGAGTGTATGTAAATGTTGCTGATgagaatgttgttgttgctgatattGTTGCGATTGTTGATGGAGAGggtggtgatggtggtggtgATGATGGAGGCGTTGTGTGGGTGAGCGTTGTTGATGTATGAGCGTTGTCTGCTGATGGCCATGGTGCAAAGCTGAATGTGGAAAGGGTgaatgttgtgcaaagctgctGAATTCCTGCTTGACGCTAACGCGTTCCATGGCAACTGAATCCGAAATGTTCTTGCTTATGTTGATTTTGAAGCTTGAGCTGTTTTGTAACACTGCATTTGAATTGTATTTCGTcataacaaacaacaaaacatactttttaatttaattaattctttcatatatatgaatgtaatcaaatagcatatttttaaaatttttacacactTCTTATTTCTTGCTTCATGAAACGCACACTCAGAATTAACATCACTTTCACAAATATTCACAAAGTACTTAAAATGCGCCAATGCGAAGCACCATACACAACGGATCGGTATCACTCCGCACGTTGTTTGCGTTTCTTACGCACCAAACTGCAAATGATTTCTTCCGAAACTTATGTTCCGACAACGACGGCATCCACGACACTTTTAGttgacaaaatttcaaaattttaatttctcattTTCTTGGCGCTGAGTTTGGGGTCTGAGATCGATCGACGTAGTGTGTCTTCATgtttttaaacacatttatgTCATATGTGCAAGTGTGTGTTGGCGTCTTTTTTGAGCACAACACTCAAGATGCTCAAGAAGTGCAGAGTCTTCGAGTAATTTCTATTTATAAATCGTCTCGCTATTAGACGTTCTCTAATATGACACAGGGTAGAATTCGAGCCAATACAACCAAGCCACGCCTTTTCGTTCCTAAATACTCGACATGATTGCGTGCATACTTCATTTGTGTGTAGACttgtaaatacacacatacatgtatcgtatatttgtacatacctatgtatgttacTAATTATTTGCATAATGTTTGAGTGGAAGTTCAATATGCTTTCAAGGGAttttaatgaatgaaatttttttaaaatggtggaagatTTTAGTGGAGTCCGTCAATTAAGTTGTATGGGtatttatctacatatgtatgtattagaaCAGAAACATCAATGGGGAAAAGTTAATTTATTGTTCTACCGAAATTCTTTATAATTGAGACTAAATTTACTTAACTAAATGACGAAGTATAGTTTTCAGATCCAAGCAGTATTTTCTTTTCTCGTAATAATGTTGCATTTATTTTGGCTTTCGTCAGGGATATAAAATGTTCTTATTAGTTTCTCAAATTTTCTCTTTGACCAGACAGATATGCAACATTTTCTACGCTCTATGTACACAAAATAgttgtgcaaaaattttaattggcaCGAAAATGGAAAGAAATCCTTCAATTTTATTGTGTTTAATTCAAAAAACGTCTCTATACCGCTGATTTTAACATTTATACTGAAATAAGAGGTTTCTATAACTCATCGATTTTTCAATTAGAACTTAAGAAGTTTTATAATTGGTGTGTTGGAAATTGACTATCTCTTAGTAACAAAAATAGTCCCAAAGTTGTTTATTCTAAGGTATTGAAATCTTTGACCACTTCTCATTTCACAGCGAactcttattttattgtttcattAGCCATTTGTTAGGTCACTCTTCTGATTTagatacatattaaaaaatattggattCCGCTTTTGTTCATCCCAAGCTTATATATATTGCAAACCACATAAACCGAATGGAAGTactgcatttttatattattttcacttcTATGACCCCATTACAACCTAAGATCATGCTGCCGAATAATCAGTTTATTATCACTGATAGATGGTGGAACTCTTTTCTCAGTTCCGTTAATTTTTGATCTGATATCCAACAAGATTGATTGCCCTTTTCTTCTTCAGCGATTACcaacttgatcaaaaagttcccggaataatCGCCAGGTGACGTTCtatgtcaactgatttgagttctgttttttgtttttttttttgttaagttgccacatctgtgactAACATCCCTACCACAATTTTTTCGCCATAGCTTATATGTAGCTTGACATTTGTTAAAGTTACGTCGTTCTGagtaaaaatggatttgataaAAAGCTTAGAAATGGTAGGAAACAGCTATTTATGAGTGACTTGAATGCTTCAGAAGAGGTCATGAGTCTTTCGGGTATGACGAACGTAGTAACAGGCCGTCgatatcgaaaactgatgaaaacatcaataaagggAAAGAAAAGTTTATCAGTAACCG harbors:
- the LOC128871973 gene encoding myogenic-determination protein yields the protein MTKYNSNAVLQNSSSFKINISKNISDSVAMERVSVKQEFSSFAQHSPFPHSALHHGHQQTTLIHQQRSPTQRLHHHHHHHHPLHQQSQQYQQQQHSHQQHLHTLFSRYGAAVGIGVGLNFGGDPVDRVAASAFLADNGNACNYSNSRDSDKLNLTPSPIFTDYDENSLSSEEHVLAPLVCSSAQTSRPCLTWACKACKKKNVAVDRRKAATLRERRRLRKVNEAFEVLKRRTSTNPNQRLPKVEILRNAIEYIESLEDLLQESSPTRSIDSLADGISGKACQQDYLNSYTGAYLRQKLNFIHNGMDRFAVFTEYESSTANGSSLDCLNLIVQNINRSTTQTTLTTIAGNNNNNNKQSNKSSSSSGSNNGSNNSSNAVATVPVTTSPSTASITSNISQSSSQSSLNATFKQKCTT